The Selenihalanaerobacter shriftii genome includes the window ATTTAAAATAATGTAAGCAACATCAGAGAAAACAGCAATACCTAAAATAAATCCTGTAAAGGCCAATGCCAAAGGCATCTTATTCTTCCCAACTAATTTAGTCATAGTTAATGTAATTCTTTGTACAGCATTGGTCTCTTTTAGAGCTTCGGCTATAATACAACCTAAAGCAATAACTACTCCTATTTCACCAAGTGTTCCTCCAAAACCTTTAACAAAAGCCGCTTTAAAAGCTTCAATATTAACCGACGGCAAAGCACCAAATAAAAGTAATGGAACTAAAAGTGCTAACATTACATGCCAATCAAACTTGCTAATTAGAACTAAAAGCAAGACAATTACCCCTATAAAAGCAAATAATGTTGCCATCGGACTTGTAGACACCGGTGTTTCTTCCGCAGCCAAAGCCAAAGGACTCGCTAACATAGTCAATAAAATCATTATAGCCATTATTTTTAATAAAGATTTTGATTTCACTTTTTTTCCTCCTTTTTATTTTAAAGAAGATAATTTCAAAATAGTCTTTTTAAAATTTCCAGAAATTTAACTGGCCCTTTTCCCACAAATTTTAACCCCATATCTGCTAGCAATTTTAATTTTTTTAATCACCTCCCCCACATTTAAGTGCTTTCTTAACTCTATTCAATAACCTCTTGAATAGAGTCTACAACATATTTAAGATCTTCTTTTTCAATTCCATAATGAGCTATTAATCTAAATTGAGTAGGAGCTACATGTTTGACTTTGATATTTTTCTTTTCCAACTTCTCTAAAAATAGCTCACTATCCATCCCCGTCTCTTCAATATCCATAACTACAATATTAGTAGCAATCACTTTAGGATAAACTTCTACCTTGTCAATCTTTCTTAACTTTTTAGCTAAAAAATTAGCATTTTCATTATCCTTATTAATCTGGGGTAACATCTCTTCTAAACCATATAATCCTGCAGCTGCTATAAATCCAGCTTGCCTCATTCCACCACCTATTCTTTGGCGAAACCTCCTGGCTCTTTTAATAAAATCAGCTGATCCTACCACTACTGAACCTATTGGAGCCGATAAACCCTTACTTAAACAGAACATTAATGCATCAACATCTTTTGCTAACTCCTTTAATTCTATATCTAAAGCCATAGCTGCATTAAAAATTCGGGCTCCATCCATATAAATAGGTAAATTATACTTATCGGCAACCTCTCTTACTTCGGCAATATTTTTAGGTGTTACTAAAAATCCGCGATTCAAATTATAAGTATTCTCCAAACAAATTAATCCTGTCTTGGCTCGTTGAATATCTCCAGTAGAAATATTTTCTTCAATTATTTTTGGATCAAAGTATCCATTTTCAACTGGAATAGTCCGAGCATATACTTGGGATAATGTACTTAAAGCATTTACCTCTAAATTAAGGATATGAGTTCCTTCTCCTACAATAATCTCTTGCCCACGCTCAGTAAATGTCATAACAGAAACTTGATTTCCCATGGTTCCTGAAGTACAAAGTAACCCAGCTTCTTTACCAAATAATTCTGCTGCTTTATTTTCTAATTCAATTACAGTAGGATCATCTCGAAGAATATCATCTCCTACTTCTGTTTTATACATAGCATCTCTCATTTCTTGAGGCTGCTGAGTTACTGTATCACTTCTTAGATCTAATATTTCCCTCATCACTATAACCTCCATTAAAATATTTTAATTTTTTGAAAATTCGAATTATATTATGCTATATTGTAGAAATCTCACCCTTTATAGCAGATTGAGCAGCTATAGCCGGTGAAGCTAAATAAACCTTACTACTCTCGTCACCAATTCGCCCTTTAAAATTTCTATTAGTAGTTGAAAGTGCAATATCTTCTTTAGACAACAAACCTAAATGTCCACCAAAACAAGGTCCACAACCTGGATTCACTATAATTCCACCAGCATTTCGAATAATCTCTGAAATTCCTTTCTTATCCATTAGATTTGCAATATTTCTAGAAGCAGGAACAACCACTAATGTTAAATCTTCATCTATTTTTTTACCTTTTAAAATTTCAGCTGTTATCTGCATATCAATAAGCCGGCCATTTGTACATCCACCAATAATTACCTGATCTAACTTTATCCCCTCCACTTCACAAATTGGCATAACATTCACCGGTTCTGAAGGACATGCTATATTAACTGGTATGTTATCTGCATGAAATTCATACCTTTTTTCAACATTACCAACCTCATCTTTTTTATTTGAAATATAGCTAATTACAGCATTCATTTCACTAACCATATTGGATATTGTCATCTTTTCTGCTAAACTTAATTTATCAATGATATTGCCACCTATAATTACTGCTTTATCTGCTAATTTCTCTTTACCAAATTTCCCTAATATAAATAAAGCAATATTTTTAGCTAAAACTCCCTTATTTAAGTCACCTTCAATATTAATATAGACTGTTTCTGGTACTGTAATACTATATTCACCTGTATACATAATATCAGCCAGTTGTTCTGGACTAACTGTATATGGAATTGCTCCATACGCCCCTGCTGTACATACATGGCCATCTGCACCAACAATTATATCTCCTCTACTAGGTTGAAATTCTTCTAATAAGACTTGATGTATTATACCTTCACCTTGGTCAAAGAGTTGAATTCCAAACTCCTTTGAAAATGATTTAATCTGATTATGTCTTTCTCTCGCTTCAATTGTTGGAGCTGGAAGATAATGATCATAAGTAATAATAATTCTACTTCGATTAAATACTTTATCATACCCTTTATTTCTAAAAGATTTAATTGCAAGTGGACCTTTTCCATCATGAGTAATAGCATAACTGACTTCTAATCTAATCTTATCTCCAACAGATAATGAAGTTAAACCAGCTGCTCGACTTAAATATTCCTTGATTATATTCATAGCACCATCCTTTTTTGAAAATGTTTTCTGCTTTGTTTAATTAAATACGCAAGATGTGTACCAAATTATATATTATTAGTAATTTTTTTCTTAGTAATTGTACACATAGCTTGTTATCAAGGTTCTAACTGATCAAAAAAAAGAGTAGAAATTTATTAAATAATAAACTCCTACTTAACTAACCACTTATTGTTTTAATTTAGAACAGTCTAGTGATGCAATGATTTATTTTAGGACACTTATTCCCCTTGCTTTAATTTCCGCCATAAAGTACTACGAGCAATCCCTAACTTTCTAGCTGCTTCACTTCTATTTCCATCTACTTCTTTTAAAACATTCCTAATAACATAAGCCTCTAACTTCTCTAAAGAATATTCTGTTGCTATCTTTGCTAAGTTATCAAATGTAGGATCTAATTCTTTAGAAGGTTCAATTGAATAATCTTCAAAACTAAAATCTTGCAAAGCTTGATTAATAACTTCTATTGAGATCGATTCACCTTCAGTAGTCAAAATTACAATTCTTTCTATCACATTTTTTAATTGTCTAATATTACCTGGCCAATGATAGTTTTGTAATATCTTCATAATTTCAGGAGTGATCTTAGGAATTGACTTATTAAATCGTCGACAAAACTGTTGTTTAAATTTACTAACAAATAGTGGAATATCATCTTTTCTCTCCCTTAATGCTGGAATACGTAAATTCAAAACATTTATTCGATAAAATAAATCTTCTCTAAATTGATCTTCTTCAATCATCTTAAACAAATCACGATTAGTTGTAGCTATAACCCGAATATCAATTGGTATTATTTTATCATCGCCTAAACGCATTACTTCTCTTTCTTGTAAAACCCTTAATAAACGTGCTTGTAATGATTTGGCCATTTCTGAAATCTCATCTAAAAGTATTGTTCCTCCATGAGCTAATTCAAATAGTCCTGGTTTTCCTCCCTTTTTTGCTCCTGTAAAAGCCCCTTCTTCATAACCAAAGAGTTCACTTTCCAATAAACTTTTTGGTAAAGCAGCACAATTGACAGCTATAAAAGGTCCTTTCTTGTTTAGGCTCTCTTTATGAATTGC containing:
- a CDS encoding threonine aldolase family protein encodes the protein MREILDLRSDTVTQQPQEMRDAMYKTEVGDDILRDDPTVIELENKAAELFGKEAGLLCTSGTMGNQVSVMTFTERGQEIIVGEGTHILNLEVNALSTLSQVYARTIPVENGYFDPKIIEENISTGDIQRAKTGLICLENTYNLNRGFLVTPKNIAEVREVADKYNLPIYMDGARIFNAAMALDIELKELAKDVDALMFCLSKGLSAPIGSVVVGSADFIKRARRFRQRIGGGMRQAGFIAAAGLYGLEEMLPQINKDNENANFLAKKLRKIDKVEVYPKVIATNIVVMDIEETGMDSELFLEKLEKKNIKVKHVAPTQFRLIAHYGIEKEDLKYVVDSIQEVIE
- a CDS encoding aconitase family protein, giving the protein MNIIKEYLSRAAGLTSLSVGDKIRLEVSYAITHDGKGPLAIKSFRNKGYDKVFNRSRIIITYDHYLPAPTIEARERHNQIKSFSKEFGIQLFDQGEGIIHQVLLEEFQPSRGDIIVGADGHVCTAGAYGAIPYTVSPEQLADIMYTGEYSITVPETVYINIEGDLNKGVLAKNIALFILGKFGKEKLADKAVIIGGNIIDKLSLAEKMTISNMVSEMNAVISYISNKKDEVGNVEKRYEFHADNIPVNIACPSEPVNVMPICEVEGIKLDQVIIGGCTNGRLIDMQITAEILKGKKIDEDLTLVVVPASRNIANLMDKKGISEIIRNAGGIIVNPGCGPCFGGHLGLLSKEDIALSTTNRNFKGRIGDESSKVYLASPAIAAQSAIKGEISTI